In a single window of the Zea mays cultivar B73 chromosome 5, Zm-B73-REFERENCE-NAM-5.0, whole genome shotgun sequence genome:
- the LOC100384665 gene encoding uncharacterized protein isoform X2, with the protein MTREPDGPLELVIENEEQTFGVGGQLTGSPWKVGFALANESVSEQIGNTNDGYRKCTMQKFHQFESFYGKLTAIAREYLLPPEIAKFGLITERSLLPSLDVVNEGNQDTWFVITHHMGCKTCSVIAKDGDDLRSIVQSHHNLGIKEVSADESSREAIFPRNRPSVVLFIDRLSHSSKVRDESKLVLKLLRQYVQNNYPFHVSNGVPSSSTSKARSKAVPSLRNTGISDAYSQTARLSAWASKLMALGDKMSVMVVNDGDSISYKSSSQGSGANPVYDVLTKLLDKARPGHKSKKTRISLVSRDVGLKMLSDHSEIKVVKSLSVEESEYKRTDDASATTANSNDDITEAFVDENTAKETEYINDGQVPSILEKSSATYPDEHDTAREFNDTEIEDKSISEASDMSVDLKEDAPNNADSSSEVGGMLHKHIMEKTVTEAFQILEHDERNLYTDQEESVSSNEQVDGSSFLSKKISKTEDAIYENTFGLSEGLEESDRRCPHHATCSSSCVPVRDDTDFTDQVTSSISDYRFAGAFYFSDGGYRLLRTLTGGSRIPSLVIIDPVEQKHYIFPEESEYSYASLQNYLDSFRNRSLPSYYRGTSSAISSKEFPRPPFVNHDFHEANSIPQLTAFSFCPLVFGPRGCDSKSEVSFSNTENIVSGWNKDVMVLFSNSWCGFCQRAELVVRELHRSFKSFSSYSDSVSRNAQDVHNEEKSEEYVMKGFPAIYMIDCTSNECHHLLKSAGMEELYPALLLFPAENKSAIAYEGGMSVSHLIEFLESHVSNSRYLLEYKGFMWKKRMTPQHDAPQAIQFKVSDKGSGNVGSELPSHPGVVTGSILTATKKLGTAVPFDNAKVLIVSADSHEGFHGLIINKRLSWGVFKDLDSSMEPIKHAPLFYGGPVVVQGYHLVSLSRVSSEGYMQVIPGVYYGNIVATSRVVTRIKLGEQSVNGLWFFLGYSGWGYNQLFDELTEGAWLVSVKPIEHLDWPKS; encoded by the exons ATGACCAGAGAACCAGATGGGCCACTAGAGCTT GTTATAGAGAATGAAGAACAAACCTTTGGAGTTGGGGGTCAGCTTACTGGTTCTCCTTGGAAAGTTGGTTTTGCCTTGGCAAACGAAAGTGTCTCTGAACAAATTGGAAACACAAATGATGGATATAGAAAGTGTACAATGCAAAAGTTCCATCAATTTGAAAGTTTCTATGGAAAGCTTACTGCTATAGCAAGAGAATATTTGCTTCCCCCTGAAATAGCTAAATTTGGCCTTATAACCGAAAGATCATTGTTGCCTTCACTGGATGTTGTTAATGAAGGCAACCAGGATACATGGTTTGTCATCACTCATCATATGGGATGCAAAACTTGTTCAGTTATTGCGAAAGATGGCGATGATCTGAGAAGTATAGTGCAATCCCACCATAATCTTGGCATTAAGGAG GTTAGTGCTGATGAAAGTAGTAGAGAGGCTATCTTCCCCAGAAACAGGCCCTCTGTAGTTCTATTTATTGATAGATTATCCCACTCCTCAAAAGTCAGAGATGAAAGCAAATTAGTCCTAAAGTTACTAAGGCAGTATGTGCAAAATAATTACCCATTTCATGTCAGTAATGGGGTTCCAAGTAGCAGTACTTCCAAAGCACGCTCAAAAGCTGTCCCTTCTTTGAGGAATACAGGTATCTCAGATGCCTATTCTCAAACAGCAAGGTTGAGTGCTTGGGCTTCTAAGCTTATGGCACTTGGGGACAAAATGTCAGTTATGGTGGTTAATGATGGAGATAGTATTTCTTACAAAAGTTCTAGCCAAGGTAGTGGTGCTAATCCTGTATATGATGTTCTCACTAAGTTGCTAGACAAAGCAAGACCAGGGCATAAGTCAAAGAAAACAAGAATAAGTTTAGTTTCACGAGATGTTGGCCTAAAGATGTTGTCAGATCATTCTGAAATCAAAGTGGTTAAGTCTCTATCAGTTGAAGAGAGTGAATACAAAAGAACTGAtgatgcatctgccactacagctAATTCCAATGATGATATTACTGAAGCTTTTGTGGATGAAAACACAGCAAAAGAGACTGAATATATCAATGATGGACAAGTACCAAGTATACTTGAGAAATCTTCGGCAACTTACCCTGATGAACATGATACTGCTCGTGAATTTAATGATACAGAAATTGAGGACAAAAGCATAAGTGAAGCTTCAGATATGAGTGTTGATCTTAAGGAAGATGCCCCCAATAATGCAGATAGTAGTAGTGAGGTTGGAGGTATGCTGCATAAACACATAATGGAGAAAACAGTTACAGAAGCTTTTCAAATTTTGGAACATGATGAAAGAAACTTGTACACTGACCAAGAGGAATCAGTATCATCAAACGAGCAAGTTGATGGATCTTCATTCCTGAGTAAAAAAATCAGTAAAACCGAAGATGCAATTTATGAAAACACATTCGGTCTATCTGAAGGATTAGAAGAAAGTGATAGAAGATGTCCCCATCATGCAACATGTAGCTCTTCCTGTGTTCCTGTAAGAGATGACACAGACTTTACTGATCAAGTAACTTCAAGTATATCTGATTACCGTTTTGCTGGTGCTTTCTACTTCTCTGATGGTGGTTACAGACTCCTGAGAACTTTAACTGGTGGATCAAGAATTCCGTCCCTGGTAATAATTGATCCAGTTGAACAAAAACATTATATATTTCCTGAGGAAAGCGAGTATAGCTATGCTTCTTTACAAAATTATCTTGACAGTTTTAGGAATCGAAGTCTTCCTTCATATTACCGTGGTACCTCATCAGCTATAAGTTCAAAGGAGTTTCCAAGACCACCTTTTGTTAATCATGATTTCCATGAGGCAAATTCGATCCCTCAGTTGACAGCATTTAGTTTTTGTCCGTTAGTATTTGGACCCAGAGGTTGTGATTCAAAAAGTGAAGTATCATTTTCAAACACTGAAAATATTGTATCTGGTTGGAACAAGGATGTAATGGTGCTTTTCAGCAACTCTTGGTGTGGGTTTTGTCAGCGAGCAGAGCTGGTGGTCCGTGAGTTACACCGATCATTTAAGAGCTTTTCAAGCTATTCAGATTCTGTATCTAGAAATGCTCAAGATGTCCACAATGAAG AGAAAAGTGAAGAATATGTGATGAAGGGCTTTCCTGCAATTTACATGATAGACTGCACATCAAATGAATGCCACCATTTACTAAAATCTGCAGGCATG GAAGAACTTTATCCGGCATTGTTACTCTTCCCTGCGGAGAACAAAAGTGCAATAGCATATGAAGGGGGAATGTCAGTGTCTCACTTAATCGAATTTTTGGAGTCTCATGTGAGCAATTCTCGCTATCTATTGGAATATAAAG GATTTATGTGGAAGAAGAGAATGACACCACAGCACGATGCACCACAGGCAATTCAGTTTAAAGTCAGTGATAAAGGTAGCGGCAATGTTGGTTCTGAGTTACCAAGTCATCCAGGTGTCGTTACAGGATCCATCCTTACTGCCACTAAGAAGCTCGGGACCGCAGTTCCATTTGATAATGCCAAGGTGCTCATTGTGTCAGCTGATTCTCATGAAGgatttcatggcttgatcatcaaCAAGCGATTAAGCTGGGGTGTCTTCAAGGATCTGGATAGCTCGATGGAGCCTATTAAGCATGCACCACTTTTCTATGGTGGGCCTGTTGTGGTGCAGGGTTATCATCTTGTAAGCTTGTCAAGAGTATCCTCGGAGGGGTACATGCAAGTCATACCAGGCGTCTATTATGGCAACATAGTTGCCACAAGCCGGGTAGTCACACGGATCAAGTTGGGCGAGCAATCTGTCAATGGCCTGTGGTTCTTCCTAGGCTACTCGGGGTGGGGATACAACCAACTTTTTGATGAGCTAACTGAAGGAGCATGGCTTGTGAGTGTGAAGCCGATTGAGCATTTGGACTGGCCGAAGAGTTGA
- the LOC100384665 gene encoding uncharacterized protein isoform X1 yields MRLLLTAAWPCAILLILASALQSATVASSGAAAARLEWQVLTRANFSSQIRLRPHVLLLVTMPWYGESRSLMADIERLVGSNEELSRLKLMVVYKNSEKLLTDAIGAAEGITVVYYQRSMQFKYQGKLRAHDILSAVRYIMSLDHEESPFEVLHTQEDVETFIESTDKSILLYESCGWFTRLAHGGGNQSYEAASSNNNTENVDISGKIMTREPDGPLELVIENEEQTFGVGGQLTGSPWKVGFALANESVSEQIGNTNDGYRKCTMQKFHQFESFYGKLTAIAREYLLPPEIAKFGLITERSLLPSLDVVNEGNQDTWFVITHHMGCKTCSVIAKDGDDLRSIVQSHHNLGIKEVSADESSREAIFPRNRPSVVLFIDRLSHSSKVRDESKLVLKLLRQYVQNNYPFHVSNGVPSSSTSKARSKAVPSLRNTGISDAYSQTARLSAWASKLMALGDKMSVMVVNDGDSISYKSSSQGSGANPVYDVLTKLLDKARPGHKSKKTRISLVSRDVGLKMLSDHSEIKVVKSLSVEESEYKRTDDASATTANSNDDITEAFVDENTAKETEYINDGQVPSILEKSSATYPDEHDTAREFNDTEIEDKSISEASDMSVDLKEDAPNNADSSSEVGGMLHKHIMEKTVTEAFQILEHDERNLYTDQEESVSSNEQVDGSSFLSKKISKTEDAIYENTFGLSEGLEESDRRCPHHATCSSSCVPVRDDTDFTDQVTSSISDYRFAGAFYFSDGGYRLLRTLTGGSRIPSLVIIDPVEQKHYIFPEESEYSYASLQNYLDSFRNRSLPSYYRGTSSAISSKEFPRPPFVNHDFHEANSIPQLTAFSFCPLVFGPRGCDSKSEVSFSNTENIVSGWNKDVMVLFSNSWCGFCQRAELVVRELHRSFKSFSSYSDSVSRNAQDVHNEEKSEEYVMKGFPAIYMIDCTSNECHHLLKSAGMEELYPALLLFPAENKSAIAYEGGMSVSHLIEFLESHVSNSRYLLEYKGFMWKKRMTPQHDAPQAIQFKVSDKGSGNVGSELPSHPGVVTGSILTATKKLGTAVPFDNAKVLIVSADSHEGFHGLIINKRLSWGVFKDLDSSMEPIKHAPLFYGGPVVVQGYHLVSLSRVSSEGYMQVIPGVYYGNIVATSRVVTRIKLGEQSVNGLWFFLGYSGWGYNQLFDELTEGAWLVSVKPIEHLDWPKS; encoded by the exons ATGCGCCTCCTCCTCACCGCGGCATGGCCGTGCGCTATCCTCCTCATCCTTGCCAGTGCGCTACAGTCGGCAACGGTGGCGAGTTCCGGTGCCGCTGCTGCCCGTCTGGAGTGGCAGGTCCTGACCAGGGCCAACTTCTCGTCCCAGATCCGGCTCCGCCCCCACGTCCTCCTCCTCGTCACGATGCCCT GGTATGGTGAGTCCAGATCACTGATGGCTGACATAGAACGTTTGGTTGGTTCCAATGAGGAGCTTAGTCGCCTCAAGCTGATGGTTGTATACAAGAATTCTGAAAAGTTGCTGACAGATGCTATTGGTGCTGCTGAAGGAATAACTGTGGTATACTACCAACGTTCCATGCAATTCAAATATCAAGGGAAGCTTCGTGCACATGATATTCTGTCTGCAGTGCGCTATATCATGTCACTTGACCATGAGGAGTCCCCTTTTGAGGTTTTGCATACACAAGAAGATGTCGAGACCTTCATCGAATCTACCGATAAATCCATACTCCTTTATGAATCATGTGGATGGTTCACCAGATTGGCTCATGGCGGGGGCAACCAAAGTTATGAGGCAGCGTCATCAAATAACAACACAGAAAACG TTGACATTTCTGGGAAGATAATGACCAGAGAACCAGATGGGCCACTAGAGCTT GTTATAGAGAATGAAGAACAAACCTTTGGAGTTGGGGGTCAGCTTACTGGTTCTCCTTGGAAAGTTGGTTTTGCCTTGGCAAACGAAAGTGTCTCTGAACAAATTGGAAACACAAATGATGGATATAGAAAGTGTACAATGCAAAAGTTCCATCAATTTGAAAGTTTCTATGGAAAGCTTACTGCTATAGCAAGAGAATATTTGCTTCCCCCTGAAATAGCTAAATTTGGCCTTATAACCGAAAGATCATTGTTGCCTTCACTGGATGTTGTTAATGAAGGCAACCAGGATACATGGTTTGTCATCACTCATCATATGGGATGCAAAACTTGTTCAGTTATTGCGAAAGATGGCGATGATCTGAGAAGTATAGTGCAATCCCACCATAATCTTGGCATTAAGGAG GTTAGTGCTGATGAAAGTAGTAGAGAGGCTATCTTCCCCAGAAACAGGCCCTCTGTAGTTCTATTTATTGATAGATTATCCCACTCCTCAAAAGTCAGAGATGAAAGCAAATTAGTCCTAAAGTTACTAAGGCAGTATGTGCAAAATAATTACCCATTTCATGTCAGTAATGGGGTTCCAAGTAGCAGTACTTCCAAAGCACGCTCAAAAGCTGTCCCTTCTTTGAGGAATACAGGTATCTCAGATGCCTATTCTCAAACAGCAAGGTTGAGTGCTTGGGCTTCTAAGCTTATGGCACTTGGGGACAAAATGTCAGTTATGGTGGTTAATGATGGAGATAGTATTTCTTACAAAAGTTCTAGCCAAGGTAGTGGTGCTAATCCTGTATATGATGTTCTCACTAAGTTGCTAGACAAAGCAAGACCAGGGCATAAGTCAAAGAAAACAAGAATAAGTTTAGTTTCACGAGATGTTGGCCTAAAGATGTTGTCAGATCATTCTGAAATCAAAGTGGTTAAGTCTCTATCAGTTGAAGAGAGTGAATACAAAAGAACTGAtgatgcatctgccactacagctAATTCCAATGATGATATTACTGAAGCTTTTGTGGATGAAAACACAGCAAAAGAGACTGAATATATCAATGATGGACAAGTACCAAGTATACTTGAGAAATCTTCGGCAACTTACCCTGATGAACATGATACTGCTCGTGAATTTAATGATACAGAAATTGAGGACAAAAGCATAAGTGAAGCTTCAGATATGAGTGTTGATCTTAAGGAAGATGCCCCCAATAATGCAGATAGTAGTAGTGAGGTTGGAGGTATGCTGCATAAACACATAATGGAGAAAACAGTTACAGAAGCTTTTCAAATTTTGGAACATGATGAAAGAAACTTGTACACTGACCAAGAGGAATCAGTATCATCAAACGAGCAAGTTGATGGATCTTCATTCCTGAGTAAAAAAATCAGTAAAACCGAAGATGCAATTTATGAAAACACATTCGGTCTATCTGAAGGATTAGAAGAAAGTGATAGAAGATGTCCCCATCATGCAACATGTAGCTCTTCCTGTGTTCCTGTAAGAGATGACACAGACTTTACTGATCAAGTAACTTCAAGTATATCTGATTACCGTTTTGCTGGTGCTTTCTACTTCTCTGATGGTGGTTACAGACTCCTGAGAACTTTAACTGGTGGATCAAGAATTCCGTCCCTGGTAATAATTGATCCAGTTGAACAAAAACATTATATATTTCCTGAGGAAAGCGAGTATAGCTATGCTTCTTTACAAAATTATCTTGACAGTTTTAGGAATCGAAGTCTTCCTTCATATTACCGTGGTACCTCATCAGCTATAAGTTCAAAGGAGTTTCCAAGACCACCTTTTGTTAATCATGATTTCCATGAGGCAAATTCGATCCCTCAGTTGACAGCATTTAGTTTTTGTCCGTTAGTATTTGGACCCAGAGGTTGTGATTCAAAAAGTGAAGTATCATTTTCAAACACTGAAAATATTGTATCTGGTTGGAACAAGGATGTAATGGTGCTTTTCAGCAACTCTTGGTGTGGGTTTTGTCAGCGAGCAGAGCTGGTGGTCCGTGAGTTACACCGATCATTTAAGAGCTTTTCAAGCTATTCAGATTCTGTATCTAGAAATGCTCAAGATGTCCACAATGAAG AGAAAAGTGAAGAATATGTGATGAAGGGCTTTCCTGCAATTTACATGATAGACTGCACATCAAATGAATGCCACCATTTACTAAAATCTGCAGGCATG GAAGAACTTTATCCGGCATTGTTACTCTTCCCTGCGGAGAACAAAAGTGCAATAGCATATGAAGGGGGAATGTCAGTGTCTCACTTAATCGAATTTTTGGAGTCTCATGTGAGCAATTCTCGCTATCTATTGGAATATAAAG GATTTATGTGGAAGAAGAGAATGACACCACAGCACGATGCACCACAGGCAATTCAGTTTAAAGTCAGTGATAAAGGTAGCGGCAATGTTGGTTCTGAGTTACCAAGTCATCCAGGTGTCGTTACAGGATCCATCCTTACTGCCACTAAGAAGCTCGGGACCGCAGTTCCATTTGATAATGCCAAGGTGCTCATTGTGTCAGCTGATTCTCATGAAGgatttcatggcttgatcatcaaCAAGCGATTAAGCTGGGGTGTCTTCAAGGATCTGGATAGCTCGATGGAGCCTATTAAGCATGCACCACTTTTCTATGGTGGGCCTGTTGTGGTGCAGGGTTATCATCTTGTAAGCTTGTCAAGAGTATCCTCGGAGGGGTACATGCAAGTCATACCAGGCGTCTATTATGGCAACATAGTTGCCACAAGCCGGGTAGTCACACGGATCAAGTTGGGCGAGCAATCTGTCAATGGCCTGTGGTTCTTCCTAGGCTACTCGGGGTGGGGATACAACCAACTTTTTGATGAGCTAACTGAAGGAGCATGGCTTGTGAGTGTGAAGCCGATTGAGCATTTGGACTGGCCGAAGAGTTGA